A genome region from Candidatus Microthrix parvicella Bio17-1 includes the following:
- a CDS encoding enoyl-CoA hydratase, which yields MAPESRPATTGDPHSLARLEVHEGGVAVLTLDDPRRANAFTLDMCHHITAAVDRIEADSGVSSLVVTGAGSVFCAGADLSSLGTSREAGLRAIYDGFLRVARCSLPTVAAVNGAAVGAGMNLALAADVRLAARSARFDTRFLSLGIHPGGGHSWMLRRAVGHQTAAAMMLFGEVLDGVQADQRGLAHRCVPDDDLLENAIDLAAGAAQAPRELLIRATETLRTIDTAATHDEAVDRELITQLWSMDQGDFAERLAAMSRKISSKG from the coding sequence ATGGCGCCTGAAAGCCGGCCCGCAACGACGGGTGACCCCCACTCGCTGGCACGGCTGGAGGTTCACGAAGGGGGCGTCGCCGTGCTCACGCTGGATGACCCCAGGCGGGCCAACGCCTTCACCCTGGACATGTGCCACCACATCACCGCTGCGGTCGACCGAATCGAGGCAGATTCAGGCGTCTCATCCCTGGTCGTGACCGGCGCCGGATCGGTGTTCTGCGCCGGAGCCGATCTGTCATCGCTGGGAACCTCACGCGAAGCCGGTCTCCGGGCCATCTACGACGGGTTCCTGCGCGTCGCCCGCTGCTCGCTGCCCACGGTGGCGGCGGTGAACGGCGCCGCCGTCGGTGCCGGCATGAACCTGGCGCTGGCCGCCGACGTGCGGTTGGCCGCCCGTTCAGCCCGGTTCGACACGCGGTTCTTGTCGCTCGGCATCCACCCGGGGGGTGGCCACAGCTGGATGCTGAGGCGGGCGGTCGGCCACCAGACCGCTGCCGCCATGATGCTGTTCGGTGAGGTGCTCGACGGCGTCCAGGCCGACCAACGCGGCCTCGCTCATCGCTGCGTACCCGACGACGACCTGCTGGAGAACGCCATCGACCTGGCGGCCGGCGCAGCCCAGGCCCCCCGAGAGCTCCTGATTCGGGCCACCGAAACACTCCGCACCATCGACACGGCGGCCACCCACGACGAGGCGGTCGACCGTGAACTCATCACCCAGCTGTGGTCGATGGACCAGGGGGATTTTGCCGAGCGACTGGCGGCGATGTCCCGAAAAATCAGCTCCAAGGGCTGA
- a CDS encoding GNAT family N-acetyltransferase — MPRWSASGKRRSTSVLVGRRVTLRVLTAHDFEAWRTVRRRSAGWLEPWEPMKQPSQGDPVEDKGSFAARCAARLREIEVGGGYGFGLFCQEGFAGEVNLSNIRRGPAQTALLGYWVDQGLAGRGLVPEGVVLALRFAFEDLQLHRVEAGVLPRNAASLRVMDKLKLAHEGISRGMLEINGRWEDHERFAMVAEDWVERRESLLTEWVW; from the coding sequence TTGCCCCGCTGGTCGGCATCGGGCAAGCGGCGCTCCACCTCGGTTTTGGTCGGACGACGGGTCACGCTGCGCGTGCTCACCGCCCACGACTTTGAGGCGTGGCGGACGGTACGGCGCCGTTCGGCCGGTTGGCTGGAGCCATGGGAGCCAATGAAGCAGCCGTCGCAGGGTGATCCGGTGGAGGACAAGGGGTCCTTCGCTGCTCGCTGCGCCGCCCGGTTGCGTGAGATCGAGGTGGGAGGCGGTTATGGGTTTGGCCTGTTCTGCCAAGAGGGTTTCGCGGGAGAGGTGAACCTGTCCAACATTCGTCGAGGTCCGGCTCAGACGGCCCTCCTTGGCTATTGGGTCGACCAGGGCCTCGCCGGTCGAGGCCTGGTTCCCGAAGGGGTGGTGTTGGCCCTGCGTTTCGCCTTCGAGGATTTGCAGTTGCATCGGGTGGAGGCGGGCGTGCTGCCCCGAAACGCGGCCAGCCTGCGGGTGATGGACAAGCTGAAGCTGGCCCACGAAGGCATCAGCCGGGGCATGCTGGAGATCAACGGGCGCTGGGAGGACCATGAGCGGTTCGCCATGGTGGCCGAGGATTGGGTCGAACGCCGCGAATCCCTGCTGACCGAGTGGGTCTGGTAG
- a CDS encoding DUF501 domain-containing protein, translating to MTAPPVDWVEAAEAADPASLADQAAVAALLGREPQGDFEVVVRRTGGAPVVIENSPVLPGGRPMPTRWWLVDAELCRRVGTLEAEGGVRRAEAEVGEAVMADAHRRYEMLRDRAMPQDHHGPRPTGGVGGTRRGGKCLHAHLAWWLAGGDDPTGAWVATRLVERGQAPDLRRGDEPVLWPEARDGSADGDGSADSDGGDENDGGDENDDIEGCDP from the coding sequence GTGACGGCGCCACCCGTCGATTGGGTCGAGGCTGCCGAGGCTGCCGATCCCGCGAGCCTCGCTGATCAGGCTGCTGTGGCGGCGCTCCTGGGGCGCGAGCCGCAGGGAGACTTCGAGGTGGTGGTTCGGCGTACCGGTGGTGCCCCGGTGGTGATCGAGAATTCGCCGGTTTTGCCCGGCGGTCGGCCGATGCCCACCCGCTGGTGGCTGGTGGATGCTGAGCTGTGTCGGCGTGTGGGCACCCTGGAAGCCGAGGGTGGTGTGCGGCGGGCTGAGGCGGAGGTGGGGGAGGCGGTCATGGCGGACGCCCATCGGCGCTACGAGATGCTGCGCGACCGGGCGATGCCCCAGGATCACCACGGCCCGCGTCCCACCGGGGGGGTGGGCGGCACGCGGCGCGGTGGCAAGTGCCTGCACGCGCACCTGGCCTGGTGGCTGGCGGGTGGCGACGACCCCACTGGGGCGTGGGTGGCGACCCGGCTGGTGGAACGAGGCCAGGCGCCCGACCTGAGACGTGGGGATGAGCCGGTGCTGTGGCCCGAAGCGCGCGATGGCAGCGCCGACGGCGACGGCAGCGCCGACAGCGATGGCGGCGATGAGAACGACGGCGGCGATGAGAACGACGACATCGAAGGGTGTGATCCGTGA
- a CDS encoding SGNH/GDSL hydrolase family protein, with translation MKLVTGRSIRMAAALMALATLGAACGSAPTPGNGPGKLVALGDSFTANSTLLPTTTTNGCNQSKQNQPRLVASRLGIADVTDASCDGAQTGDIMGGSTPQINKVTSSASVVMVSIGGNDLGFSDIAVQCSKRAITFKTCQGDYVKGGTDSLTAKVAATRPKVDQVLAAVKSRAPQARVVLYGYPTLLPMTGSSTCLGMTFASSDVPYLRAKQAELNVMLKASAQAKGVTYVDVYGPSAGHDPCSSTPWVNKVIDIPPLHPTHRGQTAVGNLIADALS, from the coding sequence ATGAAGCTTGTTACAGGTCGTTCGATCAGGATGGCCGCCGCCTTGATGGCGTTGGCAACCTTGGGCGCAGCTTGTGGTTCGGCGCCGACACCAGGCAACGGCCCCGGCAAGCTGGTGGCGTTGGGCGACTCCTTTACCGCCAACTCGACGCTGCTGCCCACTACCACGACCAACGGCTGTAATCAGTCGAAGCAGAATCAGCCACGGCTGGTTGCATCCCGCCTTGGCATTGCGGACGTCACCGATGCCAGCTGTGACGGCGCCCAAACCGGCGACATCATGGGCGGTTCGACCCCGCAGATCAACAAGGTCACCTCATCTGCCAGTGTCGTCATGGTCTCGATCGGCGGCAATGATCTGGGGTTCTCCGATATCGCTGTGCAGTGTTCCAAGCGGGCCATCACCTTTAAGACCTGTCAGGGTGATTACGTCAAGGGCGGAACCGATTCGCTGACGGCCAAGGTGGCGGCCACCAGACCCAAGGTCGATCAGGTGCTCGCTGCCGTGAAGTCGCGGGCGCCTCAGGCCCGGGTCGTGCTGTACGGCTACCCGACGCTGCTGCCGATGACCGGCAGCTCGACCTGCCTGGGCATGACCTTCGCCTCGTCCGACGTGCCGTATCTGCGAGCAAAGCAGGCCGAGCTGAACGTCATGCTGAAGGCGTCGGCCCAGGCCAAGGGCGTCACCTACGTCGACGTGTACGGCCCGAGCGCCGGTCATGACCCGTGCTCGTCCACACCGTGGGTCAACAAGGTAATCGACATCCCGCCGCTGCATCCCACCCATCGGGGCCAGACGGCCGTCGGTAACCTGATCGCCGACGCCCTCAGCTAA
- a CDS encoding HNH endonuclease signature motif containing protein translates to MLDVFDTTEAKDFSVYFAEVDARWHPDWGSSVPVSVLAGSVADAARLLVERGVGKAQPRQPLWGSAVVADVADVDDDADDADDADDADGAGAGAGAGAGVDVADLMVAVEAIGLCRRFLASAEAQMIARLEDTNASLKQLGERTTSWLSRTQEVPGPQAAETTRVAAKLDSTFHRFAAALAAGEIDHSYCAALVRASNDRTETALVDLQDELLGRVTGRRFGSWRRELSAVCALLDTEGPEPAVEHDDKVFLSETLDGLVDLKGTFTGSTAEEIRQLVEAHTDRLYRQARRDTNLTPDLRVPTRAVLRARALLDLLRRGSSEQSTGGPVTHINLDIEAAPIPATNTNTTNPADRNAQHPAVGDPPPEVPAAEVPAAEVPAAGDPPADDPAAEVPAAGDTAAEVPAAGDTAAEVPAAGDPPADGAAAGDTAAGRGQAPTPNDRDVPTNGRNDERNNNPANPANPADPLVVSQAPPGGETSRDWFRRILGQRGDVLAGTAKLADNNLWRLLCNPTIHTFVTTSAHEILQMGRAVRTATPAQQRALRVRDGGCVFPGCDTPIGWTQAHHTIHWSKGGPTNLDSMALLCTTHHDITHRHHWQMSPNHHPNGQPNGTFHWTTPSGQTLHSQRHSETIPSKPGDEESETAATAQPSAATAQPSAATKQSPARRSDGESRRRDSSG, encoded by the coding sequence ATGCTCGACGTTTTCGACACGACTGAGGCGAAAGACTTTTCGGTGTATTTCGCCGAGGTCGACGCACGGTGGCACCCCGATTGGGGGTCCTCGGTGCCGGTCAGCGTGTTGGCGGGTTCGGTGGCCGACGCGGCACGCCTGTTGGTCGAGCGAGGCGTCGGCAAAGCACAGCCCCGCCAACCGTTGTGGGGTTCGGCTGTGGTTGCCGACGTTGCCGACGTTGACGACGATGCCGACGATGCCGACGATGCCGACGATGCCGACGGTGCTGGTGCTGGTGCTGGTGCTGGTGCTGGGGTGGATGTGGCTGATTTGATGGTCGCGGTCGAGGCGATCGGCTTGTGCCGCCGGTTCCTGGCATCGGCCGAAGCCCAGATGATCGCCCGCCTTGAAGACACCAACGCGTCACTCAAACAACTCGGTGAACGCACCACGTCCTGGCTGAGCCGCACCCAGGAGGTCCCAGGCCCCCAGGCTGCTGAGACCACCCGGGTCGCCGCCAAACTCGATTCCACGTTCCACCGGTTCGCAGCAGCCTTGGCCGCAGGTGAGATCGATCACTCCTATTGTGCGGCGCTGGTGCGTGCCTCCAACGACCGCACCGAAACAGCGTTGGTTGATCTCCAGGACGAACTGTTGGGCCGTGTGACGGGACGCCGGTTCGGTTCGTGGCGACGCGAACTGTCTGCGGTGTGTGCCCTGTTGGACACTGAGGGCCCCGAACCTGCGGTCGAACACGACGACAAGGTGTTTCTGTCCGAAACCCTTGACGGTCTCGTTGATCTGAAGGGCACCTTCACCGGGTCGACCGCGGAGGAGATCCGACAGTTGGTCGAGGCCCACACCGACCGGTTGTACCGCCAGGCCCGCCGAGACACGAACCTTACCCCCGACCTGAGAGTCCCAACCCGGGCGGTCCTCCGAGCACGAGCATTGCTGGACCTGTTACGCCGGGGTTCCTCCGAGCAGTCCACCGGCGGTCCCGTCACCCACATCAACCTCGACATCGAAGCCGCACCCATCCCCGCCACCAACACCAACACCACCAACCCCGCAGACCGCAACGCCCAACATCCCGCCGTCGGGGATCCGCCCCCCGAGGTTCCCGCTGCCGAGGTTCCCGCTGCCGAGGTTCCCGCTGCCGGGGATCCGCCCGCCGACGATCCCGCTGCCGAGGTTCCCGCTGCCGGGGATACTGCTGCCGAGGTTCCCGCCGCCGGGGATACTGCTGCCGAGGTTCCCGCCGCCGGGGATCCGCCCGCCGACGGTGCCGCCGCCGGGGATACCGCTGCCGGTCGTGGGCAGGCTCCCACACCGAACGACCGTGACGTTCCCACGAACGGTCGCAACGACGAGAGAAACAACAACCCTGCCAACCCTGCCAACCCGGCCGATCCGTTGGTGGTGTCGCAGGCCCCACCAGGAGGAGAAACCTCCCGTGACTGGTTCCGACGGATCCTCGGCCAACGCGGCGACGTCCTCGCCGGAACCGCCAAACTCGCCGACAACAACCTCTGGCGGCTCCTCTGCAACCCCACCATCCACACCTTCGTCACCACCTCCGCCCACGAAATCCTCCAAATGGGCCGAGCAGTCCGCACCGCCACCCCCGCACAACAACGCGCCCTCCGGGTCCGCGATGGCGGCTGCGTGTTCCCCGGCTGCGACACCCCCATTGGCTGGACCCAAGCCCACCACACCATCCACTGGTCCAAAGGCGGCCCCACCAACCTCGACTCAATGGCACTGCTCTGCACCACCCACCACGACATCACCCACCGCCACCACTGGCAGATGTCACCCAACCACCACCCCAACGGCCAACCCAACGGCACCTTCCACTGGACCACCCCCTCCGGACAAACCCTCCACTCACAACGCCACAGCGAAACCATCCCCTCAAAACCAGGCGACGAAGAGAGCGAAACGGCTGCTACAGCACAGCCCTCGGCTGCTACAGCACAGCCCTCGGCTGCTACAAAACAGAGTCCCGCACGTCGAAGCGACGGCGAATCACGTCGCCGAGATAGTTCAGGGTGA
- a CDS encoding ABC transporter permease — MAEYIGEGPFDHPDPGGGIPTPEGAGMGAVGGSVAVVPTGGIPVDLGTPDQPSKKRRLGPAAILAIAWIIFVVGGALLAPYLPIPSTTETVDIPVGADGLPYFGPSFSHPFGLDKIGKDVFSLTIYGGRVSLLVGFVSVTVGMLVGGSMGIIAGYLRGKTDAVLSILFDTFLAIPAIILALALVAAFDPSDPSKVDPTRRMWVLAFALGVVAVPVLGRIARASTLAVADREFVTAAKAMGAKPLRIMIREVLPNVLPSMLVIGLLGVGVAIVAEGGLALLGASVSSPATSWGAIIATNRNAINLDQPWVIFGPSSFIFLTVLTLNYLGDVIRRRFDVRDSVL, encoded by the coding sequence GTGGCTGAGTACATCGGGGAAGGCCCGTTCGACCATCCCGATCCTGGCGGTGGCATTCCCACGCCAGAGGGTGCCGGCATGGGTGCGGTCGGCGGCTCCGTGGCGGTCGTTCCGACCGGCGGGATACCGGTGGACCTCGGTACGCCTGACCAGCCGTCGAAGAAGCGCCGGCTGGGGCCTGCCGCCATTCTGGCCATCGCCTGGATCATCTTCGTGGTCGGTGGCGCGTTGCTGGCCCCGTACCTGCCGATCCCCAGCACCACCGAGACGGTCGACATTCCGGTTGGCGCCGACGGCCTGCCGTACTTCGGGCCGAGCTTCAGTCACCCCTTTGGCCTCGACAAGATCGGCAAGGACGTGTTCAGCCTGACGATCTACGGCGGCCGGGTGTCGCTGCTGGTCGGGTTCGTTTCGGTGACGGTTGGCATGCTGGTCGGTGGCTCAATGGGCATCATCGCCGGATACCTGCGGGGCAAAACCGATGCCGTGCTGTCGATCCTCTTCGACACGTTTCTGGCCATCCCGGCGATCATTCTGGCGCTGGCGCTTGTGGCCGCATTCGACCCGTCCGACCCCAGCAAGGTGGATCCCACGCGCCGGATGTGGGTGCTGGCGTTTGCGCTCGGGGTGGTGGCCGTACCGGTCCTTGGCCGGATCGCACGCGCGTCCACCCTGGCGGTTGCCGACCGTGAGTTCGTGACGGCGGCCAAGGCCATGGGTGCCAAACCGCTGCGAATCATGATTCGCGAGGTCCTGCCCAACGTGTTGCCGTCGATGCTGGTGATCGGGCTGCTTGGGGTGGGGGTTGCCATCGTGGCCGAGGGCGGCCTTGCCCTCCTCGGGGCCAGTGTGTCGTCGCCGGCGACGTCGTGGGGTGCGATCATCGCCACCAACCGCAATGCGATCAACCTCGATCAACCCTGGGTGATCTTTGGGCCATCGTCGTTCATCTTTCTCACCGTGCTCACCCTGAACTATCTCGGCGACGTGATTCGCCGTCGCTTCGACGTGCGGGACTCTGTTTTGTAG
- a CDS encoding ABC transporter permease — MRSLLPRLGRLVVVLFLVTLFASLLVSFLPGDPAAVVAPFASDEQRAEIADDLGISDPLPVRYVHWLGDFVTGDLGKTYSGPTSSTEVSTQVGDALPVSLTLMVYAQIMALALAIPLGVIAAYKAGGWVDRVVSSSLFLFLALPAFVLGFMLSYYVRLKMGLFRTRGGYVAFWEDPATNLQFMFLPALSLALGQVAVYARLLRTDMIATLQQDFITMARAKGLSTQRILWRHALRPSSITLLTAAGLNVGTLIGGALVIEVVFQLPGMGLLAQTAIGGRQLVAVQSIVAIFALLYVLVNVVVDLGYTVIDPRIRRG, encoded by the coding sequence GTGAGGTCGCTCCTTCCGAGGCTGGGACGCCTGGTGGTGGTGCTGTTCCTGGTGACGTTGTTTGCATCGTTGCTGGTCAGCTTCCTGCCCGGCGATCCGGCGGCGGTGGTTGCTCCGTTCGCCAGCGACGAGCAGCGGGCTGAGATCGCCGACGACCTTGGCATCTCCGATCCGCTGCCGGTGCGCTACGTGCATTGGCTTGGCGACTTCGTGACCGGCGACCTGGGAAAGACCTACTCCGGACCGACCTCGTCCACGGAGGTGTCGACACAGGTGGGTGATGCGTTGCCCGTCAGCCTGACGCTCATGGTGTACGCGCAGATCATGGCCTTGGCGCTGGCCATACCGCTGGGGGTGATCGCCGCCTACAAGGCCGGCGGCTGGGTGGATCGGGTGGTCTCCTCCAGCCTGTTCCTGTTCCTGGCGCTACCGGCGTTTGTGCTGGGCTTCATGCTGTCGTACTACGTGCGCCTAAAGATGGGGCTGTTCCGCACCAGGGGTGGTTACGTGGCGTTCTGGGAGGACCCGGCCACCAACCTGCAGTTCATGTTTCTGCCGGCTCTCAGTCTGGCCTTGGGGCAGGTGGCGGTGTACGCACGCCTGTTGCGCACCGACATGATCGCCACGCTGCAACAGGATTTCATCACGATGGCCCGAGCCAAGGGCCTCAGCACTCAGCGCATTCTGTGGCGCCATGCTCTTCGTCCCAGTTCGATCACGCTGCTGACGGCGGCCGGCCTGAACGTTGGCACGCTGATCGGCGGGGCGCTGGTCATCGAGGTCGTCTTCCAATTGCCGGGCATGGGCCTGTTGGCGCAGACCGCCATCGGTGGTCGTCAGTTGGTGGCGGTGCAGTCGATCGTGGCCATATTTGCTCTGCTGTATGTGTTGGTCAACGTGGTGGTCGACCTTGGATACACCGTGATCGATCCAAGGATTCGCCGTGGCTGA
- a CDS encoding ABC transporter substrate-binding protein: MKMSRRTRGIAATLAMGLVAAACGGGGDSGSGAKAGGAPGDEGPPVSGGRVIYALEAETNAGWCLAESQLAISGIQVAKTIYDTLVQPDESGKMLPMLAESVEPNATFDSWTIKIREGVKFHDGTKLDAEVVKNNLDAYRGKYDGRSPLLFVFVLQNIKAVDVTDPMTVTITTKTPWPALPSFLYSSGRLGMSAQAQLDSKDNCDKDLIGTGPFKLKEWKLNDHFTAVKNPDYWQKDADGTQLPYLDEIEYRPVPDTDSRVEGVQTGQFDMIHTNGGEAVSQLQPLADSGTINMIANSDAAEVTYLMANEAKAPFDNLDARKAVAYGINREEFKKLRAAGLQDVASGPFAPGNLGYLEDTGFPEFDVAKAKEHAAAYKKATGKDLSFTMSYAADASTKISAELLQSQLADSGIEMKLTSTDQAALIDRAIGGDFELAYFRNHPGGDPDNQYVWWHSSSPVNFGKINDPQVDKALDDGRVESDEAKRAGIYEGMNERFADQVHNIWLVWSLWTVSSQPNVHGVFGPDVDGEKPFTGLASGHPVTGLWVDGGGA; this comes from the coding sequence ATGAAGATGTCTCGGCGCACGCGAGGAATCGCAGCGACGCTGGCCATGGGCCTGGTGGCGGCGGCCTGCGGTGGTGGTGGTGACAGCGGTTCTGGGGCGAAGGCCGGGGGTGCGCCCGGCGATGAGGGCCCGCCGGTGTCCGGTGGCCGGGTGATCTACGCCCTGGAGGCCGAAACCAACGCCGGTTGGTGCCTGGCCGAGTCGCAGTTGGCCATCTCGGGGATCCAGGTGGCCAAGACCATCTACGACACCCTCGTCCAGCCCGATGAGTCGGGCAAGATGTTGCCCATGCTGGCCGAGTCGGTCGAGCCCAACGCCACTTTTGACTCGTGGACGATCAAGATTCGAGAGGGCGTGAAGTTCCACGACGGCACCAAGCTGGACGCCGAGGTGGTGAAGAACAACCTCGACGCCTACCGCGGCAAGTACGACGGTCGTAGCCCGCTGCTGTTCGTCTTCGTGCTCCAAAACATCAAAGCGGTGGACGTGACCGATCCGATGACGGTCACCATCACCACCAAGACGCCCTGGCCGGCACTACCCAGCTTCCTGTACTCCAGCGGCCGGTTGGGAATGTCGGCTCAGGCCCAGTTGGACAGCAAGGACAACTGCGACAAGGACCTGATCGGCACCGGGCCCTTCAAGCTGAAGGAGTGGAAGCTCAACGATCACTTCACGGCCGTGAAGAACCCCGATTACTGGCAGAAGGACGCCGACGGCACGCAACTGCCGTACCTCGACGAGATCGAGTATCGCCCGGTTCCCGATACCGACTCCCGGGTGGAGGGCGTTCAGACCGGCCAGTTCGACATGATCCACACCAACGGTGGTGAAGCGGTCAGCCAACTGCAGCCGCTCGCCGACTCGGGCACGATCAACATGATCGCCAACTCCGACGCCGCCGAGGTGACCTACCTGATGGCAAACGAGGCCAAGGCGCCCTTCGACAACCTCGATGCCCGCAAGGCTGTGGCCTACGGCATCAATCGCGAGGAGTTCAAGAAGCTGCGCGCCGCCGGATTGCAGGACGTCGCGTCGGGCCCGTTCGCGCCAGGCAACCTCGGATACCTCGAAGACACCGGTTTTCCCGAGTTCGACGTGGCCAAGGCCAAGGAGCATGCGGCGGCCTACAAGAAGGCCACGGGCAAAGACCTGAGCTTCACGATGTCCTACGCCGCCGATGCATCCACCAAGATCTCCGCCGAACTGCTCCAGAGTCAGCTTGCCGACTCGGGCATTGAGATGAAGCTGACATCCACCGATCAGGCGGCCCTGATCGACCGGGCCATCGGCGGCGACTTTGAGCTGGCGTACTTCCGCAACCACCCTGGCGGCGACCCGGACAATCAGTACGTGTGGTGGCACAGCAGTTCACCGGTGAACTTCGGCAAGATCAACGATCCCCAGGTGGACAAGGCCCTCGACGATGGCCGCGTCGAATCCGACGAGGCCAAGCGGGCCGGCATCTACGAGGGGATGAACGAGCGCTTCGCCGACCAGGTCCACAACATCTGGTTGGTCTGGAGCCTGTGGACGGTTTCGTCCCAGCCCAACGTCCATGGCGTGTTCGGGCCCGATGTGGATGGCGAGAAGCCCTTTACCGGCCTGGCGTCCGGCCACCCGGTCACGGGCCTGTGGGTGGACGGCGGCGGTGCGTGA
- a CDS encoding ABC transporter substrate-binding protein, with translation MSTHRHQGIIKPQRRGWGRVSLVAMASAALLLGACGGGGSGGSSGSQTAGAGDEGTPQSGGTVIYALESETNSGWCLQEAQLAISGIQVARAIYDTLVQPDESGEMQPMLAESVEPNATFDSWTIKIRPGITFHDGSKLDAKVVANNLNAYRGKYKARSPLLFVFVLENIATVEATDDMTVTVTTKTPWPSFPNFLWNDGRLGIVGQAQLDDAKGCDKNLVGTGPFVKKEWKINDHFTATKNPDYWQKDADGTQLPYLDEIEFRPQPEPSQRTEGIQTGTYDAAHVQGGDALIESQSLADAGAVNLIANSDFAEVSYLLFNVAKAPFNNADARMAVAQALNREEANQLLSKGQQKVASGPFAPGSMGYLADAGLPAFDLKAAKTHVAAYEKATGKKLSFLVPFFGNAEAQATLELYQSQLAEAGIELKLQPTEQSAEIDRAIAGDFGALLWRNHPGGDPDLQYVWWQSESPVNFGKFADPEIDKLLNEGRENADPAERTKIYEELNRRFGSELYNVWTAWVKWGVVSAPKVHGILGPDVDGKPPFPGLATGHPVSGMWVDG, from the coding sequence ATGAGCACCCACCGACATCAAGGGATCATCAAGCCGCAGCGGCGTGGTTGGGGAAGGGTGTCCTTGGTCGCCATGGCATCGGCCGCCCTGTTGCTGGGTGCCTGTGGCGGCGGGGGCTCCGGGGGCTCCAGCGGGTCACAAACCGCCGGCGCAGGCGATGAGGGCACACCCCAGAGCGGCGGCACGGTGATCTACGCCCTCGAGAGCGAGACCAACTCCGGCTGGTGCCTGCAGGAGGCCCAGCTGGCAATCTCCGGCATCCAGGTCGCCCGGGCCATTTACGACACGCTCGTTCAGCCTGATGAGAGCGGCGAGATGCAGCCGATGCTGGCCGAGTCGGTCGAGCCCAATGCCACGTTCGATTCTTGGACCATCAAGATTCGGCCTGGCATCACCTTTCACGACGGCTCCAAGCTGGACGCCAAGGTGGTGGCCAACAACCTGAACGCCTATCGAGGTAAGTACAAGGCCCGGTCACCACTGCTGTTCGTGTTCGTGCTCGAGAACATCGCCACCGTCGAGGCAACCGACGACATGACCGTCACGGTCACCACCAAGACCCCGTGGCCGTCGTTCCCCAACTTCCTGTGGAATGACGGACGCCTTGGCATCGTCGGGCAGGCCCAACTGGACGACGCAAAGGGCTGTGACAAGAACCTGGTGGGTACCGGGCCATTCGTCAAAAAAGAATGGAAGATCAACGACCACTTCACCGCCACGAAGAACCCCGACTACTGGCAGAAGGATGCCGACGGCACGCAGCTGCCGTACCTGGACGAGATCGAGTTCCGCCCTCAGCCGGAGCCCAGCCAGCGCACCGAGGGCATCCAGACCGGCACCTACGATGCCGCCCACGTGCAGGGTGGCGACGCGCTGATCGAGTCGCAGTCGTTGGCCGACGCCGGCGCGGTCAACCTGATCGCCAACTCGGACTTCGCCGAGGTGAGCTACCTGTTGTTCAACGTGGCCAAGGCCCCATTCAACAATGCGGACGCCCGCATGGCCGTTGCCCAGGCGCTGAACCGCGAGGAGGCGAATCAGCTGCTGAGCAAGGGTCAGCAGAAGGTTGCCTCGGGCCCATTTGCCCCCGGGTCGATGGGATATCTCGCCGATGCCGGTCTGCCGGCGTTTGATCTCAAGGCGGCCAAGACCCATGTGGCGGCCTACGAAAAGGCGACGGGTAAAAAGCTGAGTTTCCTCGTGCCCTTCTTTGGTAACGCCGAGGCGCAGGCCACCCTCGAGCTGTATCAGTCGCAGTTGGCCGAGGCCGGCATCGAACTGAAGCTGCAACCCACCGAGCAGTCTGCCGAGATCGACCGGGCGATTGCCGGTGACTTCGGGGCATTGCTGTGGCGCAACCATCCCGGGGGTGATCCCGACCTGCAGTACGTCTGGTGGCAGAGCGAATCACCGGTGAACTTCGGCAAGTTCGCCGATCCTGAGATCGACAAGTTGCTCAATGAGGGCCGGGAGAATGCCGACCCCGCTGAGCGCACCAAGATCTATGAGGAGCTCAACCGACGCTTCGGGTCCGAGTTGTACAACGTGTGGACTGCCTGGGTGAAGTGGGGCGTGGTCTCAGCGCCCAAGGTGCACGGCATCCTGGGGCCGGACGTTGACGGCAAGCCGCCGTTCCCGGGCCTTGCCACCGGGCATCCGGTGTCAGGCATGTGGGTCGACGGGTAG
- a CDS encoding FtsB family cell division protein, translating into MRNLFGQSAELGRAQTELVGLRAENTKLERRQAELEDPEQVEILARRNHGMVFPGEESYVVLPPTVGGEVPPWVAKGWSFDPAAQPASEP; encoded by the coding sequence GTGCGCAACCTCTTCGGTCAATCAGCCGAGTTGGGCCGTGCCCAGACGGAGTTGGTTGGCCTGCGGGCGGAGAACACCAAGTTGGAGCGCCGCCAGGCCGAACTTGAGGATCCCGAGCAGGTGGAGATACTCGCCCGCCGCAACCATGGCATGGTCTTTCCCGGCGAGGAGAGCTATGTGGTGCTTCCCCCGACCGTGGGCGGTGAGGTGCCGCCGTGGGTGGCCAAGGGGTGGAGCTTCGATCCGGCCGCTCAGCCGGCGTCGGAGCCCTAA